DNA sequence from the Pedobacter schmidteae genome:
ATATGGGTTATAACTAAAAGTTATTAAGCGTTTTTGTATTTCGTTTATACTTTAATTTATTTGTATAAATAACTATTAATCAATATTAATATGGATATTACTTGAAGTTTTTTATTAATATCGGAAAACCCGAATTTCGTACCTTTCTGATTTAACTGATGGATTTTCCGAAGGGCGAGAAAGCCAGGTTCATCAACTTAAAGTGCTGCCTTCCGAAGGGAATTCCTACAATGGTAATGCACAACAGGAGTCCGAAAAAGAGGTGGGTTAAGGCAATCCAAAAGCCTCCAAAAATTAGCCAGATGATATTCATTACGGTTGACAGGCAACCGGTATTGGAAGAAGTATCTGTAATCCTAACGCCGAAAGGTGCCAGCCCCACAAATGCAAATTTGAAACATTGAATGCCAAAAGGAATGCCTATAATGGTAAGGCATAAAATTAGTCCACCAAATATATATTCAAAGAAGATAAATATACCTCCAAAAATAATCCAGATAAGGTTCCCTATTAAATTCATAGCTATAGGATGAAATATGTACGATTAAGTTACAAGCGTTTTCCCGACGATTTTTATAAAAGCTTTCCATAAAGAGATTATCTTTGAATCCATAACGCAAGATAACTATGAACGAATTGATAAAAAGTCAGAATTTTCAGCAAGGCAACGACATCCCATGGGAATATGCATCGCCTGGTATCCAAAGGCAGGTTTACGGTTATGACAACCGGGTAATGCTGGTAAAGGTGAAGTTTGAAACCGGTGCTGTAGGTTCCGTTCACGAACATCCGCATACCCAGGTGAGTTATGTGGAAAGTGGTGTTTTTGAACTTACCATTGCTGATGAAAAACAGATCCTGAAAACAGGAGATGGCTTTTACGTTCCGCCGAATACCTTACACGGTTCAGTTTGCCTGGAAGCAGGTGTATTGATCGATGTATTTAGTCCGCACAGAGAAGACTTTTTATAAGGCTATAAATTGACACTTTACATTGTCGCTTTATAACCTTATTATTGCTTATTGGTAACAGCACATGTCGGTTTTAATTTCAGATAAAGAGACTTTTGATTATGTATTTTTAAAATATCATAAATCACTGTGTTTTTTTGCGCTGAAATATTTAAAATCAACGGAAGATGCCGAAGAGGTGGTACAATCTGTTTTTTTGAAACTCTATGAAAAGGAGCTGAGCTTTGAAAGTCACGATGAGCTGCGTCCTTACCTGTATAAGTCAGTATACCATGCCTGTTTAAACTTTCTACGTGCCAGGGCCCGTCAGGAAAACAGGGATAAACTTTATTTTGATCAGCTGGCAGAAGAAACACCAGCGCCTATTCATGATATCCTCAGGGCTGAGCTGATTGCTATTCTGCAGCATGAATTGACATTTATTCCTAAAATACAGGCCGACATTATCAAAATGAGCTATTTTGAAGAACTATCTAATGATGAAATAGCCGGAGCACTAAATTTATCGGTGCAAACCGTTAAAAATTATAAGAATATAGGCCTCAAAAATATAAGAAGCAGGCTACCAAAAGGCTCTTTATTATACAGTGCGATCGGTATTTTATTAAATTACATTTAATTTAAGTACTTTTTTTATTTGGCGGTGTTATGGTTCTAAAATAACACTGAACTATGTCTTTTATTCAACCCGACCAAAGCCGAATTCTTTATTTATTTAAAAAGCTACATGAGTTAGCCATTTCCGATGAGGAATATCAGGAGTTAAAAGTATGGACGTCATCAAGTGCCGAAAATAAACAAGTCTGGGACGATTTCCTTAACGAAGAAAAAACAGCACAGGATGTAAGGGTATGGCAATCGTTCGATAGTCAGGCTGCATTAGACAGGCTGAAGCGGAAAGCCAAAACAAGAAAATTGGTAAGGTATACCGCCATCGCAGCCTCGCTTTTCCTGGTACTTTCTCTCGGCATATATTTAATGACTTTGCAAAGCACTGCTCCGCAACAAAATTTGACGGCTTTGAACATGGATGTTTTGCCCGGAGGCAATAAAGCAGTATTAAAATTTTCCGATCAGCAGCACATTACACTAAATGGAAACCAGTCGGGTATTGAGATTGGCAACAACGGCATTGCTTACGAAAACGGCGAATTACTGCAAGGTACCAAAGCAACTGCGGGAGCGCTAAGACATATGACTTTGACAGTTCCCCGATCGGGAAAATACCAGATTAAATTGGACGATGGCACCAAAATATGGTTAAACGCGTTGACGGAGTTGAAATTCCCGGAAAGTTTTAAAGGAGGAAAATACAGGGATGTGGAACTTTTGGGAGAGGCATATTTTGAAGTGGCCCATGATGCCAGCAGGCCATTTAGGGTAAAAATGGGCGAGGAGATAATTGAGGTATTGGGTACTTCCTTTAACCTGTCCAATTATGAATCTGATGATTTTACCAAATCAACCTTGATTACCGGAAAGATAGGTGTAGACCTGGTGAAAGCCAACGGTGGTAAAGAAAGAACGGTTCTTTTGCCCGGACAGCAGGCCGTTTATCATAAGCAGCAAAAGAGGCTGAACGTGTTTACTGTTGATGGCAAAAAGGAACTGGCCTGGAAAAACGGGGATTTTATGTTTGAGAACGAACACATCTATACCATCATTAAACAAATTGAAAGGTGGTATGATGTCCGCATCATTTATCGTGGCGATTTCAGTGGTCTTTATTTCTCAGGAATTGTATCCCGAACGCAGCCTTTATCGGCGGTATTGGATATGCTGGCCAGCACAGATCAGCTGAAATATAAGATAGATAAAGAAAGAAAGGAGGTGATATTGACGGCAGAATGATACCCTGATGACTGAATTGCATTTACCTATGCACAAACAACTAAACCATTACAAACCAAAACACAATAACATGACTTTCTATAGGAATAATTTTATCCGTAAGACTGTTCGTAACCTGACCGTATTTATCATGATTACGGTACTGGCCCTGACGTTTAACACCGCAAACGCGCACAGCCAGGCTATTACGATAAGCAAACGTGGAATAAATCTGACTGAATTGTTCAAGGAGTTGCATGACAAATACAACTATGACTTCTTTTATGCCGAAGGTTTACTCGACAATTCAAAACGTTTTGATATCCAGGTTACCAATGCTTCCATAAATGATATTTTAAACAAAACGGTGACCCCTAATTTATTGGAATATAAAATCAATAAAAATATTGTGGTCATCAAAGCCAGTTTAAAATATCAGCAAACTTCTGTTCAGGGCCGCGTATTGGACGAGAACAAATCACCCCTGGTTGGTGCTACTGTAGTACACCTGAACAGCAAAGCAAAAACCACTACCGACAGGGAGGGCTATTTCAGACTGGCCAATGTAAAAATTGAAGGTAAAATACTGATCAGCTATATTGGTTACGAAAGCAGGGAACTGAACACAACTGCAAATGTGGGAGATGTGCTGCTAAAAAACGTAAGCTCGGGCCTGGAAGAGGTAGAAATAAACGTAGGCTATGGTCGCCGGAAAGCGATTGACCTGACCGGTTCAGTTACAAGGGTTACGGAAGCCGAACTGGAAGGCGCACCACCGCATGCTGATATTGCTTCGATGATACAGGGCAAGGCCGCCGGTGTCAATGTCATGGTGGCCAATGGTGCACCAGGTGCGGGCGTATCCGTGATGATCAGGGGGACAACCTCGCTTACCGGCAACAGTCAGCCACTATGGATAGTTGATGGCGTACCCCAATATAATGTGAACGGGACTGATATAGGCCAGGTGTTGTACGACTATAACATCAATGATATTGAATCGGTAGACATCTTAAAAGATGCTTCGGCAACTGCCATCTATGGTTCCAGAGCGGCCAACGGGGTGATCATCATTACCACCAAGTCGGGCAAGAAATTTAAAAAACCTCAGATAGATGTGGCCTATAACCATGGGGTGCAAATGCAGCGTGATAATTTCCGGACGTTGACCACAGAAGAATTTAAAAAAGTGATTACCGATGCCACCAGGAACTTCTTTGCCACTACCGGCGCAAAAAGTACCAGCGCCGGGGTAATGACAGTACTGGACGAGAGTAAAATTATAGCGGGTACGGAAGTGGATTATCTCTCTGCGCCATTTTTACCGACCGCTTTTTTTGATGGACAAACTAATTGGTGGAATGAACTGAGCCGCAACGCGGTGGAACGGAAACTGGATGTTTCCTTAAGGGGAGGATCGGAAGCTTCCAATTACTATGTTTCAGTTGGCGTACCCCAGCAGGATGGAATCATCAAAGGAAGTAAAAGAACTGGCTTTTCGGGACGTATTAACCTCGACTCCAAAGTCTCTGATAATTTTACAGCCGGATTGATGCTCAATGGATCCAATTCCAATGTGGACAATAAAGACGGAATGGTGGCCAAAATCTGGGATTTCAGACCTGATTTCCCGATGTACACCGCCGATGGTAAAATATTTGACCCTGGGTATAATGAAGAAAACCCTTTGACAACCTTGAAAAACCGTGATTTATCGGTTAGAAAAGGAGTAAATGGATCGGCATTTCTGCAGTTTGCTCCCGCCAAAGCCTGGTTATTCCGATCGGCCATTTCCGTGAATTACAACATGACAGTTTCCGACCGGTTTACCCGCGAAGGAACAGCCTATTCAAATCATAAAGGACAGTTAAATATTTCTCAGAATGAATCTAATAACTGGGTTTTTGAAAATACCGCCAAGTATGCAAAGATCTTTAATCAGGTTCATGACATTGACCTTTTAGGTGGTTTTTCGATGGAGAGAGGCACCTTCAAAATGTTTAGTGTGGGGGTACAGAATTTTCCTGACCAGGACATCATGACCGATCTGAACAGCGGTACCACTCCGCTGAAGCCTACCTCCAGAAATACGTCTACGGCACTGGTATCGGCATTTACCAGGGCCAATTACAAGTTTAAAGACCGATATCTGGCCACCTTTACTTTCCGGGCCGACGGATCGTCAAGATTTGGGCCCGATAAGCGCTGGGGCTTATTCCCTTCAGGTGCATTAGCCTGGATTTTGACCAAAGAGGGATTTATGAAACACGTAAATCCAGATGTGGTTAACCTGTTAAAACTGCGTACCTCTTATGGTATTTCGGGCTCGCAGGTACTGGGCAATAACGACTGGAGGACCCTTTACGGGGCTGCACAGTTTGAAGAACAGCCTGGTTTTGCCCCCAATCAGCTGGGAAATGCTAACCTCAGGTGGGAGCAGACATTGACCAAGGAAGCCGCACTGGACTTTGGCTTCCTGAAAAACAAAATCTCGGGATCTTTTGGGGTTTATGATAAAGAAACCCGCGACATCATCTACAATAAAAGCATTCCTTCCAGTAGCGCTTTCATCAGCGTAAAGGAAAACATTGCCACCATTAGAAATAAAGGGATAGAGTTTTTTATCGATTACAACGTATACCGAAAACGGGATATGAGTGTCACCTTCAACTTTAATATTGCCCACAACACGTCAACCGTAACACAGATCAATGGTGTAGATAAATTTATTGACCTGTATGGTGGAAATGCATTGGCCATAAGAATGCAGGAAGGACAGCCCATGGGCCAATGGTTTGGTTATAGATGGAGCGGACGCTATTATCAATCGATGGAAGAATACAATTTGTTGTCTGGCCAAAACCCGACTACAGGTGCCAAAATATGGTACCAGAACGGACAAAGCAACATACGGCCAGGCGACTTGAAATTTGATGATGTAAATGGTGATGGCGTGGTAAATAATGACGACAGGGTACCTTTGGGAACCTTTCAGCCTAAGTATTTTGGAGGTTTTGCAGCCAATTTCAGAAAGGGCGGAGTTAGCTTAAATTTAAACTTTACCTATAGCACAGGGGCCTTAAGGTACTGGTACACAAATTCGGCCAACTGGTATGGTGCGGGATTGTTCATGAGGAATTATCCAGAATATGTATTAGACAGCTGGTCGGTAGACAACAGGCAATCGCTATGGCCAAGAATGGCCTATGGCGAAGGTTCGTCCAACACCTTTTCTGATTTCTGGCTATCCAAAGCTGATTACCTGAGGCTCTCGCAGGTGCGAATCAATTACCGGTTCCCGGACAAATGGATCCAAAGCAAAATTAAAGGAGGACTGGACCTGTCCGTTTCCGCTTCGAATCTTTTTACATGGACCAATTACAATGGGATTGATCCGGAAGGCAATTTCAGACTTTCGGGCGGGGCAACAGGTACCGGGACTGATTTTGGAACTTATCCCTCCATCAGGACTTTTAACCTGAGTGTAAGGTATTCACTACGATAAAATGATCAGACGATGAAAAAGAATTTATACATATCGGGAATAGTTTTAATGCTTTCATTAAGTAGCTGCGAAAAATTTATTACGCAGGAACCGCAATACCTGCTCACACCAGAAGTTGCGGTTACTGACGAGGCATCGGCAAAAAGTTTGCTAAATGGCGCCTATGCCGGGATCAGCACCAACGACTGGACTGCAAGGTTTACCGGCGGCTTCAGCTCGATGCTGGGCGTGGCGGTGTACAATACCAGCGCCAACCTGTTTAATATGGCAGCCACCGGCGATAATGAGGCTTTGTGGAAAGCATTCTATGTGGCCATTAACAATGCAAATGCAGCCATTGAAGGCATTGCGCCTTTAAGCGACGACAAATTTAAAACCCCACAGGGCAAAAGTGAATTGATTGGCGAGGCCCATGGCTTAAGGGCTTTTGCCCATTTATATACGTTATGGTATTTTGCAAGGTGGTTTGATCCGGCAAGTTCTACCTACGGGATTATATACAGGGATAAATTGTCCACGTTGGGCAATGTGTATCAACCCCGGCTTACAGTAGGCGAAAGTTATGAGAAGATCATTGCCGACCTGGATTATGCCATTGCGAATGCACCTAATTTTTACAGCAACAAAAGATTTTCTAAACAACTGGCCAAAGCTTTAAAGGCGAAATTGCTGTTGAACCGCGGTTGGGGCACCGATTATGCAGATGCTTTGGTTTTAGTAAACCAGGTGATTACTGAAAGTACCGGTCTAGGTGTAATCCTTGAACCTTCGCTGGCACAATTGTACCAAAACAGCTGGGACTCCAAAGAATTGCTTTTCTGCCGCTATCGCGAGAAAACAGATGATGTGGTTACGGCTTACAATTTTACTTATGGCTACAACTATGCAACCTTGGGCATCACACCACAGGGGAATGCCGTTATTGGCGCCGATCCGCGACATCCACAGGGTTGGGGTAACGTAAAATCGCCCATCACCGGAAACAATACCACCAAATGGGCGCCTAAAAAATTATGCAGGCAAGGCCGGCAGGTAGGAGGCGACAATGACAAGTACACCACTTACCATTTGAGGCTTACCGAACTGTACCTGATGAAGGCTGAATTGTTGCAAAAAACAGGCTCCAGCTTTGCGCAGGCGATGGATCCGATCAATTTCATCCGTAACAGATCGGGACTGGGCGTATTGTCTGCAAATACAAAACTCGATTTTGAAAAAATACTGTTCAGCGAAATCCTGAATGAGCTCAATCTGGAGAATGATGCCGACTGGATGTCATCCTTGCGGTTAAAAAATGCTACCGGCACCTTTATGCTGCAGGATTTCAGGGGTGTGGCCACCGTATTGGATCAAAACAAATTTATATGGCCCATTCCTACATCAGAAATGAAGTTCAATAAGCTGATTTCTCAGAACCCGGGTTACGAAAATTTAAATTACTAAGTTATGAAAGCAGTATTCAGTGTCATTTTACTGGCATCTATCATAGGTTTATCTTGCAAAAAGGATATAAAATTAACGGACAAAACTGTCCTGTTGCCCACCGATTTGTTGTTTGAAGATTTGAAGGTCGACCGCTTTAAGCATTCCATTCCTACCAGTAGTTTCAGCAGTTCCATTGCTACTTTTAATGTAGAACAGGAGGGGGGCGGCGATTGGAGCGGTTTTGCCATTTCGAACCGTAACCACAGAAATTTTATAAAAACAGCTGCCGGCGTAGATTCGACCAGGTTTAGTGTATACACACCTGCACCTCATGCCGGAGGGAATTTTTTGGTGGTGCGGGCCAAAAACGAAAAGGCATTTTTTACGCTGTCGAGGCCGGTAGAAATTGAAAAACTTTTACTGGCCAATACTACCCAGGTTTATCAAACGATTATGTACGGCCCGGGAAACACTACTGTAGGCAATACATTTGCGCCCGGTACTACCATTATGAGCATTGCCCGGAAGGATTATTTGAAAGTAACCATTAAAGGCTTTTTGAATGGCAATGCTACTGGTTCAGTCGATTATTTCCTGGCCGACAGGAATTCCGTTGACCTGGCCAGAAGAAACTTTACCATCACCGATTGGATGCCGGTTTCGCTAGCCGCATTGGGAAAGGTAGATAAAGTGGTATTTAACCTCGAATCGAACGATAAAACGGCCGGTGTGATGAATACCCCAAATTATTTCTGCCTGGATGGCATAAGATTTAAAGAAAATATAAACTAAAAACAGAACCGTATGTTACGTAAAATTTTAATGTTGAGCATAGCCGTTGTATTTGGCGTTTCCAGCTATGTGGATGCTCAGAACCGAAGGGTCGACCTGAAAGAAAACCTTCCTTTTGATGAAGTGTTAAAAATGGCAAAAGAAAAGAAAAAGTATATTTTCCTTGACTTTGGATCCATTACCTGCAAGCCTTGTTTGTACATCAAAAAAGAAGTGTTGACCTTAGACAGTGTAGCCGATTTTATTAATGAACGATTTGTAAGTGTAGATTACAATCTTGGAAAGGAAAAAGACAGATTGAGGAAACTGTATCAGGTAGAAGGCGAACCTGTATTGTTGATATTAGACCAAAATGGGGTGCTGATGCACCGCATGGCGGGTAAAGTAGATGGCAAACAGCTGATGCAGCGATTTAGACAAGGGTTGGATACAAAAAATAACTTCGTTGCGCTGACCAATAAGTACAATTCGGGTGCACGTAACCCGGAGTTTGTGCTGCAATATTTGGAAGCTTTGCTGAATGCCAGCGAAACCCTGACCATGAATAAAGTAGTGAAAGAGTACTTGCAGGGACCTGTTGAAAAGATTAAGGAACCCGGTGTATGGAAAATATTCTATAAATACGATCAGGACCTGGCCAGCAGAGAAATGATGTATATGTTTGACAACAGAGAAGTGTTTTACAAGCTTTATGGGAAAGACATGGTGGATAGCAAAATCAATAAGCTGTATTCTTCAATAGCCATATTTTATTTGTACGGTCATAAACCGCCAATGGACGATCCGAAGTTCAGGCTGATTCTGGATTATTTAAGAAAAACAGATTACCCAAGGGCCAGCGAATGGTTGTGCTACCTGGTGCCCGCGCAGTACAAATACAAAGACTGGAATAAGCTGGGACAGGAAATTGACAACATTTATTCATTCAATATATTGAAAGGACAGGCCGGAAACAGCTTTAAAGATATGATGCTGACACAATATATGATGTATTGCGACGATCTGAAGGCTATGAAA
Encoded proteins:
- a CDS encoding DUF4465 domain-containing protein — protein: MKAVFSVILLASIIGLSCKKDIKLTDKTVLLPTDLLFEDLKVDRFKHSIPTSSFSSSIATFNVEQEGGGDWSGFAISNRNHRNFIKTAAGVDSTRFSVYTPAPHAGGNFLVVRAKNEKAFFTLSRPVEIEKLLLANTTQVYQTIMYGPGNTTVGNTFAPGTTIMSIARKDYLKVTIKGFLNGNATGSVDYFLADRNSVDLARRNFTITDWMPVSLAALGKVDKVVFNLESNDKTAGVMNTPNYFCLDGIRFKENIN
- a CDS encoding thioredoxin family protein, producing the protein MLRKILMLSIAVVFGVSSYVDAQNRRVDLKENLPFDEVLKMAKEKKKYIFLDFGSITCKPCLYIKKEVLTLDSVADFINERFVSVDYNLGKEKDRLRKLYQVEGEPVLLILDQNGVLMHRMAGKVDGKQLMQRFRQGLDTKNNFVALTNKYNSGARNPEFVLQYLEALLNASETLTMNKVVKEYLQGPVEKIKEPGVWKIFYKYDQDLASREMMYMFDNREVFYKLYGKDMVDSKINKLYSSIAIFYLYGHKPPMDDPKFRLILDYLRKTDYPRASEWLCYLVPAQYKYKDWNKLGQEIDNIYSFNILKGQAGNSFKDMMLTQYMMYCDDLKAMKYPIRWSEELINGATSEADKKRYTTAKTSLLDKEKNFDKEKLNWTDMN
- a CDS encoding FecR family protein — translated: MSFIQPDQSRILYLFKKLHELAISDEEYQELKVWTSSSAENKQVWDDFLNEEKTAQDVRVWQSFDSQAALDRLKRKAKTRKLVRYTAIAASLFLVLSLGIYLMTLQSTAPQQNLTALNMDVLPGGNKAVLKFSDQQHITLNGNQSGIEIGNNGIAYENGELLQGTKATAGALRHMTLTVPRSGKYQIKLDDGTKIWLNALTELKFPESFKGGKYRDVELLGEAYFEVAHDASRPFRVKMGEEIIEVLGTSFNLSNYESDDFTKSTLITGKIGVDLVKANGGKERTVLLPGQQAVYHKQQKRLNVFTVDGKKELAWKNGDFMFENEHIYTIIKQIERWYDVRIIYRGDFSGLYFSGIVSRTQPLSAVLDMLASTDQLKYKIDKERKEVILTAE
- a CDS encoding SusC/RagA family TonB-linked outer membrane protein, whose amino-acid sequence is MTFYRNNFIRKTVRNLTVFIMITVLALTFNTANAHSQAITISKRGINLTELFKELHDKYNYDFFYAEGLLDNSKRFDIQVTNASINDILNKTVTPNLLEYKINKNIVVIKASLKYQQTSVQGRVLDENKSPLVGATVVHLNSKAKTTTDREGYFRLANVKIEGKILISYIGYESRELNTTANVGDVLLKNVSSGLEEVEINVGYGRRKAIDLTGSVTRVTEAELEGAPPHADIASMIQGKAAGVNVMVANGAPGAGVSVMIRGTTSLTGNSQPLWIVDGVPQYNVNGTDIGQVLYDYNINDIESVDILKDASATAIYGSRAANGVIIITTKSGKKFKKPQIDVAYNHGVQMQRDNFRTLTTEEFKKVITDATRNFFATTGAKSTSAGVMTVLDESKIIAGTEVDYLSAPFLPTAFFDGQTNWWNELSRNAVERKLDVSLRGGSEASNYYVSVGVPQQDGIIKGSKRTGFSGRINLDSKVSDNFTAGLMLNGSNSNVDNKDGMVAKIWDFRPDFPMYTADGKIFDPGYNEENPLTTLKNRDLSVRKGVNGSAFLQFAPAKAWLFRSAISVNYNMTVSDRFTREGTAYSNHKGQLNISQNESNNWVFENTAKYAKIFNQVHDIDLLGGFSMERGTFKMFSVGVQNFPDQDIMTDLNSGTTPLKPTSRNTSTALVSAFTRANYKFKDRYLATFTFRADGSSRFGPDKRWGLFPSGALAWILTKEGFMKHVNPDVVNLLKLRTSYGISGSQVLGNNDWRTLYGAAQFEEQPGFAPNQLGNANLRWEQTLTKEAALDFGFLKNKISGSFGVYDKETRDIIYNKSIPSSSAFISVKENIATIRNKGIEFFIDYNVYRKRDMSVTFNFNIAHNTSTVTQINGVDKFIDLYGGNALAIRMQEGQPMGQWFGYRWSGRYYQSMEEYNLLSGQNPTTGAKIWYQNGQSNIRPGDLKFDDVNGDGVVNNDDRVPLGTFQPKYFGGFAANFRKGGVSLNLNFTYSTGALRYWYTNSANWYGAGLFMRNYPEYVLDSWSVDNRQSLWPRMAYGEGSSNTFSDFWLSKADYLRLSQVRINYRFPDKWIQSKIKGGLDLSVSASNLFTWTNYNGIDPEGNFRLSGGATGTGTDFGTYPSIRTFNLSVRYSLR
- a CDS encoding RNA polymerase sigma factor — protein: MSVLISDKETFDYVFLKYHKSLCFFALKYLKSTEDAEEVVQSVFLKLYEKELSFESHDELRPYLYKSVYHACLNFLRARARQENRDKLYFDQLAEETPAPIHDILRAELIAILQHELTFIPKIQADIIKMSYFEELSNDEIAGALNLSVQTVKNYKNIGLKNIRSRLPKGSLLYSAIGILLNYI
- a CDS encoding cupin domain-containing protein, coding for MNELIKSQNFQQGNDIPWEYASPGIQRQVYGYDNRVMLVKVKFETGAVGSVHEHPHTQVSYVESGVFELTIADEKQILKTGDGFYVPPNTLHGSVCLEAGVLIDVFSPHREDFL
- a CDS encoding YccF domain-containing protein, whose product is MNLIGNLIWIIFGGIFIFFEYIFGGLILCLTIIGIPFGIQCFKFAFVGLAPFGVRITDTSSNTGCLSTVMNIIWLIFGGFWIALTHLFFGLLLCITIVGIPFGRQHFKLMNLAFSPFGKSIS
- a CDS encoding RagB/SusD family nutrient uptake outer membrane protein encodes the protein MKKNLYISGIVLMLSLSSCEKFITQEPQYLLTPEVAVTDEASAKSLLNGAYAGISTNDWTARFTGGFSSMLGVAVYNTSANLFNMAATGDNEALWKAFYVAINNANAAIEGIAPLSDDKFKTPQGKSELIGEAHGLRAFAHLYTLWYFARWFDPASSTYGIIYRDKLSTLGNVYQPRLTVGESYEKIIADLDYAIANAPNFYSNKRFSKQLAKALKAKLLLNRGWGTDYADALVLVNQVITESTGLGVILEPSLAQLYQNSWDSKELLFCRYREKTDDVVTAYNFTYGYNYATLGITPQGNAVIGADPRHPQGWGNVKSPITGNNTTKWAPKKLCRQGRQVGGDNDKYTTYHLRLTELYLMKAELLQKTGSSFAQAMDPINFIRNRSGLGVLSANTKLDFEKILFSEILNELNLENDADWMSSLRLKNATGTFMLQDFRGVATVLDQNKFIWPIPTSEMKFNKLISQNPGYENLNY